DNA sequence from the Streptomyces sp. HUAS 15-9 genome:
GGCGCGAGCGGGTCGTGCACGTGGCCTTCGCCTACCCCTCCCGGCAGGACCTGGCCGTGTACCGGGACTACACGGCGGAGGTGCGGCGCCTCGCGGAGGAGATCAACTCCCGGTACGGGACGCCGGGTTGGACCCCGGTCGAGATGCACGTCAAGGACGACTTCGCGCGCTCCCTGGCGGCGTACCGGCTGGCGGACGTGGCGCTGGTGAACCCCATCCGGGACGGTATGAACCTGGTCGCCAAGGAGATCCCGGTCGTCTCCGACGCGGGGTGCGTGCTGGTGCTCTCGCGGGAGGCCGGGGCGTACGAGGAGCTGGGCGAGGACGCGATCGCCGTGAACCCGTACGACATCGTGGGCACGGCCGGCGCCCTGCACCAGGCGCTGACCATGCCCCCGGAGGAACGGGCGGAGCGTACGAAGCGGCTCGCTGCCGCGGCTACCGCGTTGCCCCCTGCCCAGTGGTTCCTGGACCAGCTGCACGCGCTGGACGCCGGTCAGTCCAGCTGAGCGGCGAGCGTCCGCAGCAGTCGTACGACCCCTTGTGGGCCGTCCACCACCAGGTCCGCCCGTTCGGCCAGCTCCGTCACCTCCGAGCTGCCGCTGCACACCAGCAGGCCGGGGACGCCGTCTGAGCGGAGCTTGTCGACCGCGGCGTAGGCGGGGAGGTCGCCGAGGTCGTCGCCGGCGTACACCACGGTCTCGGCGCCGATGTCGCGGACGTATTCCAGGAGGGCGACGCCCTTGTCCATGCCGGGCGGGCGCAGTTCGAGGACCAGCCGGCCGGGCTCGACGATCAGGCCGTGGCGGGTGGCGAGGTCGGAGAGGGGTTCACGGAGGGCGTCGAAGGCGGCCTGCGGATCGTCGGCTCGGCGGGTGTGGACGGCGACGGCTCGCCCTTTCTCCTCGATCCAGGTTCCGCGCCAGGCGCCGATCCGGTCCAGGAACCCGGGCAGTTCGGCACGGACG
Encoded proteins:
- the otsB gene encoding trehalose-phosphatase, which encodes MGIHTTDSTNPMDPLPTPVTQAGREGLDALLARPRTALIGLDFDGTLAPIVADPEQARAHPDAVPALSEIAPKVASVAVITGRPAGVAVRHGGFAGVPGLEHLVVLGHYGAERWEAVSGTVSAPPPHPGVAAVRAELPGFLDRIGAWRGTWIEEKGRAVAVHTRRADDPQAAFDALREPLSDLATRHGLIVEPGRLVLELRPPGMDKGVALLEYVRDIGAETVVYAGDDLGDLPAYAAVDKLRSDGVPGLLVCSGSSEVTELAERADLVVDGPQGVVRLLRTLAAQLD